The Lasioglossum baleicum chromosome 12, iyLasBale1, whole genome shotgun sequence genome includes a region encoding these proteins:
- the Ush gene encoding zinc finger protein ush isoform X3, with translation MVVSRESLDHRWGSVKKWEDEEWSDSEKTPSVSSGVDGGGSAVSSPVAPVVEEESSLPPPPRLNPPSSVSIANSTVDDIRLKFSVLSEDARKRLASLTEDIEVTRSLRDRHATSKPNQTRESSPKDTDEDAMPVVKEEDCQPRSSSSSSSSIRRRDSVCRRDSEDSSRRSNADDPPSEKKLKLDDEAAPRLRLNASLATDPALRPATVAALTVKPENTSPPNPVPPLPAGLKNAIASGRLFVLPTDGKETITVEPARPTLLICPPCGIRFSSASTLEAHRTFYCAHRPRLEEETTNDEDEEKSNKFEVRKAYACPHCSYSADKKVSLNRHMRMHAASPAPPTIPPAPAVPATPATGSAATPSNGSLNEEAERYCRNCDIKFSSLKTYRAHKTHYCSTRHVVKDTPPASAASSSVKASPPTSASPGDSPPPQPCLALPTNPILIVPYSLFRGASVLAAPTLPAPDTACFLLPNGHLQPMTRGLATSAPNTVVEPPPVLRAANKPTTPASVVASSTSPPGSVPLDLSVRKSPAHQDEKENRVSPAPSSLPPPPGSPRSRGSGSPRARSIASAPTTVGTVPPPPPTELALRLAELPPPPVPGVLVKQGVSRCKECNIVFCRHENFVAHKKHYCQARETSVSNSPPPPGTPSPPLVQLICAACGIKFASMDNLVAHQAFYCPKRPEPQEHHSRCTKCKAIIEPGSTHTCTSGTTGGWRCPVCGAVSPTAGAAQRHMDAHQGVKAFRCTICHYKGNTLRGMRTHIKMHFEKRGTDLQEENYITCVLDDDTVLPNPEPAPATTPKEIPAEVQVNGKTEVRKSPQPPPPPPPPTVTNKVKQEREDTPPPEESLDPNKSGPRYCRSCDISFNYLSTFIAHKKFYCSSHAGEASNNNNNNNNNNNSNSHATPPPSGRTEASVL, from the exons ATGGTCGTTTCGCGAGAGTCCCTGGATCATCGTTGGGGATCAGTAAAGAAAT GGGAGGATGAGGAATGGAGCGACTCGGAGAAGACACCATCGGTGAGCAGTGGCGTGGACGGCGGTGGATCTGCGGTTTCCAGCCCGGTCGCGCCGGTCGTCGAGGAGGAATCGAGCCTTCCTCCACCGCCCAGACTGAATCCCCCTTCCTCGGTCTCGATCGCGAATTCGACCGTGGACGATATCAGATTGAAGTTCAGCGTGCTCTCTGAAGACGCTCGAAAACGGCTGGCTAGTCTTACCGAAGATATCGAG GTTACCAGGAGCCTGAGAGACCGACATGCTACCTCGAAGCCCAATCAGACCCGAGAGTCGAGTCCCAAAGACACGGACGAGGATGCGATGCCCGTTGTCAAAGAGGAGGACTGCCAGCCGAGGTCCTCGTCATCTTCGTCCTCCTCGATCCGAAGGCGAGATTCCGTCTGCAGGAGAGACTCCGAGGACTCCTCGAGGCGGTCGAACGCCGACGATCCACCTTCAGAGAAGAAACTGAAGCTCGATGACGAAGCAGCACCAAGACTGAGACTCAACGCTAGTCTGGCGACGGATCCAGCCCTTCGACCCGCCACCGTGGCCGCGCTCACCGTCAAACCGGAAAATACCTCGCCGCCAAACCCTGTTCCGCCTTTGCCTGCTGGCTTGAAAAATG CAATCGCATCAGGCCGGCTGTTTGTGCTGCCAACGGACGGCAAGGAGACGATCACGGTGGAGCCAGCAAGGCCCACGCTCCTGATCTGTCCGCCTTGCGGCATCCGTTTCAGCTCAGCGAGCACCCTCGAGGCCCACCGCACGTTCTACTGCGCGCATCGTCCTCGGCTAGAAGAGGAGACCACGaacgacgaggacgaggagaaGTCAAACAAATTCGAGGTCAGGAAAGCGTACGCGTGCCCGCATTGCTCGTACAGCGCGGACAAGAAGGTGTCCCTGAACAGACACATGAGAATGCATGCTGCATCCCCGGCGCCACCCACGATACCACCAGCTCCAGCTGTCCCTGCAACGCCAGCGACCGGCAGCGCCGCGACACCTTCGAACGGGTCGTTGAACGAAGAGGCGGAGAGATATTGTAGAAATTGCGACATCAAGTTCAGCTCGCTGAAGACCTACAGAGCGCACAAAACTCACTATTGCAGTACCAGGCACGTGGTGAAGGATACGCCGCCAGCCAGCGCTGCGTCCTCATCGGTGAAAGCGTCGCCGCCGACGAGCGCGAGTCCTGGGGACTCTCCGCCACCGCAACCCTGTCTCGCACTACCCACCAACCCCATTCTCATCGTACCCTACTCGCTTTTCCGGGGAGCTAGTGTGCTGGCAGCGCCGACTCTGCCTGCTCCCGACACTGCGTGTTTCCTCCTGCCAAATG GTCACCTCCAGCCAATGACGAGAGGTCTCGCCACTTCAGCTCCAAACACCGTGGTCGAACCTCCGCCTGTCCTACGAGCAGCAAACAAGCCAACAACCCCAGCATCGGTTGTGGCGTCGTCCACGTCGCCACCTGGCTCCGTTCCACTGGATCTAAGTGTCCGGAAGTCGCCGGCGCATCAAGACGAGAAAGAGAACAGGGTATCGCCTGCACCCTCTTCTCTGCCTCCACCACCTGGCAGCCCGAGATCCAGAGGAAGTGGCAGTCCTAGAGCCAGGTCGATTGCTTCAGCTCCAACAACAGTTGGTACTGTTCCACCACCCCCACCAACAGAGCTTGCTCTGAGACTAGCAGAGCTACCTCCACCCCCTGTTCCTGGGGTCCTTGTCAAACAAGGTGTCTCGAG GTGCAAAGAGTGCAATATCGTCTTCTGCCGCCACGAGAACTTCGTTGCGCATAAGAAACATTATTGCCAAGCAAGGGAAACCAGCGTTAGCAACAGTCCACCCCCACCGGGCACACCATCGCCGCCGTTGGTGCAGTTGATATGCGCTGCGTGCGGTATCAAGTTCGCATCCATGGACAATTTGGTGGCCCATCAGGCGTTCTACTGTCCCAAGAGGCCGGAGCCGCAGGAACATCACTCGAGATGCACCAAGTGCAAG GCCATAATTGAGCCTGGCTCCACCCACACGTGTACCAGTGGGACGACTGGAGGTTGGAGATGTCCTGTTTGCGGTGCTGTGAGTCCCACGGCAGGGGCTGCGCAACGTCACATGGACGCTCATCAGGGTGTCAAGGCTTTTAGATGTACGATTTGTCACTACAAGGGTAACACGTTGCGCGGCATGAGGACGCATATCAAAATGCACTTTGAAAAGCGGGGAACCGACCTACAA GAGGAAAACTACATAACGTGTGTGCTGGACGATGACACGGTCCTTCCAAATCCAGAGCCGGCTCCAGCCACAACCCCTAAAGAAATTCCTGCGGAGGTGCAGGTGAACGGCAAGACGGAGGTCCGGAAGAGTCCTCAGCCTCCGCCGCCCCCGCCACCTCCGACGGTGACGAACAAAGTGAAGCAAGAACGGGAGGACACGCCGCCTCCAGAGGAAAGTCTGGACCCCAACAAGAGCGGGCCCCGTTACTGTCGGTCGTGCGACATCAGCTTCAACTATCTGAGCACGTTCATAGCGCACAAGAAGTTCTACTGCTCGAGTCATGCCGGCGAGgcgagcaacaacaacaacaacaacaataacaacaacaactcgAACAGCCACGCCACGCCACCCCCAAGTGGCAGGACTGAAGCATCTGTACTTTAA
- the Ush gene encoding zinc finger protein ush isoform X2: MSRRKQSNPKPLKREDEEWSDSEKTPSVSSGVDGGGSAVSSPVAPVVEEESSLPPPPRLNPPSSVSIANSTVDDIRLKFSVLSEDARKRLASLTEDIEVTRSLRDRHATSKPNQTRESSPKDTDEDAMPVVKEEDCQPRSSSSSSSSIRRRDSVCRRDSEDSSRRSNADDPPSEKKLKLDDEAAPRLRLNASLATDPALRPATVAALTVKPENTSPPNPVPPLPAGLKNAIASGRLFVLPTDGKETITVEPARPTLLICPPCGIRFSSASTLEAHRTFYCAHRPRLEEETTNDEDEEKSNKFEVRKAYACPHCSYSADKKVSLNRHMRMHAASPAPPTIPPAPAVPATPATGSAATPSNGSLNEEAERYCRNCDIKFSSLKTYRAHKTHYCSTRHVVKDTPPASAASSSVKASPPTSASPGDSPPPQPCLALPTNPILIVPYSLFRGASVLAAPTLPAPDTACFLLPNGHLQPMTRGLATSAPNTVVEPPPVLRAANKPTTPASVVASSTSPPGSVPLDLSVRKSPAHQDEKENRVSPAPSSLPPPPGSPRSRGSGSPRARSIASAPTTVGTVPPPPPTELALRLAELPPPPVPGVLVKQGVSRCKECNIVFCRHENFVAHKKHYCQARETSVSNSPPPPGTPSPPLVQLICAACGIKFASMDNLVAHQAFYCPKRPEPQEHHSRCTKCKAIIEPGSTHTCTSGTTGGWRCPVCGAVSPTAGAAQRHMDAHQGVKAFRCTICHYKGNTLRGMRTHIKMHFEKRGTDLQEENYITCVLDDDTVLPNPEPAPATTPKEIPAEVQVNGKTEVRKSPQPPPPPPPPTVTNKVKQEREDTPPPEESLDPNKSGPRYCRSCDISFNYLSTFIAHKKFYCSSHAGEASNNNNNNNNNNNSNSHATPPPSGRTEASVL; encoded by the exons GGGAGGATGAGGAATGGAGCGACTCGGAGAAGACACCATCGGTGAGCAGTGGCGTGGACGGCGGTGGATCTGCGGTTTCCAGCCCGGTCGCGCCGGTCGTCGAGGAGGAATCGAGCCTTCCTCCACCGCCCAGACTGAATCCCCCTTCCTCGGTCTCGATCGCGAATTCGACCGTGGACGATATCAGATTGAAGTTCAGCGTGCTCTCTGAAGACGCTCGAAAACGGCTGGCTAGTCTTACCGAAGATATCGAG GTTACCAGGAGCCTGAGAGACCGACATGCTACCTCGAAGCCCAATCAGACCCGAGAGTCGAGTCCCAAAGACACGGACGAGGATGCGATGCCCGTTGTCAAAGAGGAGGACTGCCAGCCGAGGTCCTCGTCATCTTCGTCCTCCTCGATCCGAAGGCGAGATTCCGTCTGCAGGAGAGACTCCGAGGACTCCTCGAGGCGGTCGAACGCCGACGATCCACCTTCAGAGAAGAAACTGAAGCTCGATGACGAAGCAGCACCAAGACTGAGACTCAACGCTAGTCTGGCGACGGATCCAGCCCTTCGACCCGCCACCGTGGCCGCGCTCACCGTCAAACCGGAAAATACCTCGCCGCCAAACCCTGTTCCGCCTTTGCCTGCTGGCTTGAAAAATG CAATCGCATCAGGCCGGCTGTTTGTGCTGCCAACGGACGGCAAGGAGACGATCACGGTGGAGCCAGCAAGGCCCACGCTCCTGATCTGTCCGCCTTGCGGCATCCGTTTCAGCTCAGCGAGCACCCTCGAGGCCCACCGCACGTTCTACTGCGCGCATCGTCCTCGGCTAGAAGAGGAGACCACGaacgacgaggacgaggagaaGTCAAACAAATTCGAGGTCAGGAAAGCGTACGCGTGCCCGCATTGCTCGTACAGCGCGGACAAGAAGGTGTCCCTGAACAGACACATGAGAATGCATGCTGCATCCCCGGCGCCACCCACGATACCACCAGCTCCAGCTGTCCCTGCAACGCCAGCGACCGGCAGCGCCGCGACACCTTCGAACGGGTCGTTGAACGAAGAGGCGGAGAGATATTGTAGAAATTGCGACATCAAGTTCAGCTCGCTGAAGACCTACAGAGCGCACAAAACTCACTATTGCAGTACCAGGCACGTGGTGAAGGATACGCCGCCAGCCAGCGCTGCGTCCTCATCGGTGAAAGCGTCGCCGCCGACGAGCGCGAGTCCTGGGGACTCTCCGCCACCGCAACCCTGTCTCGCACTACCCACCAACCCCATTCTCATCGTACCCTACTCGCTTTTCCGGGGAGCTAGTGTGCTGGCAGCGCCGACTCTGCCTGCTCCCGACACTGCGTGTTTCCTCCTGCCAAATG GTCACCTCCAGCCAATGACGAGAGGTCTCGCCACTTCAGCTCCAAACACCGTGGTCGAACCTCCGCCTGTCCTACGAGCAGCAAACAAGCCAACAACCCCAGCATCGGTTGTGGCGTCGTCCACGTCGCCACCTGGCTCCGTTCCACTGGATCTAAGTGTCCGGAAGTCGCCGGCGCATCAAGACGAGAAAGAGAACAGGGTATCGCCTGCACCCTCTTCTCTGCCTCCACCACCTGGCAGCCCGAGATCCAGAGGAAGTGGCAGTCCTAGAGCCAGGTCGATTGCTTCAGCTCCAACAACAGTTGGTACTGTTCCACCACCCCCACCAACAGAGCTTGCTCTGAGACTAGCAGAGCTACCTCCACCCCCTGTTCCTGGGGTCCTTGTCAAACAAGGTGTCTCGAG GTGCAAAGAGTGCAATATCGTCTTCTGCCGCCACGAGAACTTCGTTGCGCATAAGAAACATTATTGCCAAGCAAGGGAAACCAGCGTTAGCAACAGTCCACCCCCACCGGGCACACCATCGCCGCCGTTGGTGCAGTTGATATGCGCTGCGTGCGGTATCAAGTTCGCATCCATGGACAATTTGGTGGCCCATCAGGCGTTCTACTGTCCCAAGAGGCCGGAGCCGCAGGAACATCACTCGAGATGCACCAAGTGCAAG GCCATAATTGAGCCTGGCTCCACCCACACGTGTACCAGTGGGACGACTGGAGGTTGGAGATGTCCTGTTTGCGGTGCTGTGAGTCCCACGGCAGGGGCTGCGCAACGTCACATGGACGCTCATCAGGGTGTCAAGGCTTTTAGATGTACGATTTGTCACTACAAGGGTAACACGTTGCGCGGCATGAGGACGCATATCAAAATGCACTTTGAAAAGCGGGGAACCGACCTACAA GAGGAAAACTACATAACGTGTGTGCTGGACGATGACACGGTCCTTCCAAATCCAGAGCCGGCTCCAGCCACAACCCCTAAAGAAATTCCTGCGGAGGTGCAGGTGAACGGCAAGACGGAGGTCCGGAAGAGTCCTCAGCCTCCGCCGCCCCCGCCACCTCCGACGGTGACGAACAAAGTGAAGCAAGAACGGGAGGACACGCCGCCTCCAGAGGAAAGTCTGGACCCCAACAAGAGCGGGCCCCGTTACTGTCGGTCGTGCGACATCAGCTTCAACTATCTGAGCACGTTCATAGCGCACAAGAAGTTCTACTGCTCGAGTCATGCCGGCGAGgcgagcaacaacaacaacaacaacaataacaacaacaactcgAACAGCCACGCCACGCCACCCCCAAGTGGCAGGACTGAAGCATCTGTACTTTAA
- the Ush gene encoding zinc finger protein ush isoform X1, with protein sequence MSILLWRQRRASQLRAETTLALTREDEEWSDSEKTPSVSSGVDGGGSAVSSPVAPVVEEESSLPPPPRLNPPSSVSIANSTVDDIRLKFSVLSEDARKRLASLTEDIEVTRSLRDRHATSKPNQTRESSPKDTDEDAMPVVKEEDCQPRSSSSSSSSIRRRDSVCRRDSEDSSRRSNADDPPSEKKLKLDDEAAPRLRLNASLATDPALRPATVAALTVKPENTSPPNPVPPLPAGLKNAIASGRLFVLPTDGKETITVEPARPTLLICPPCGIRFSSASTLEAHRTFYCAHRPRLEEETTNDEDEEKSNKFEVRKAYACPHCSYSADKKVSLNRHMRMHAASPAPPTIPPAPAVPATPATGSAATPSNGSLNEEAERYCRNCDIKFSSLKTYRAHKTHYCSTRHVVKDTPPASAASSSVKASPPTSASPGDSPPPQPCLALPTNPILIVPYSLFRGASVLAAPTLPAPDTACFLLPNGHLQPMTRGLATSAPNTVVEPPPVLRAANKPTTPASVVASSTSPPGSVPLDLSVRKSPAHQDEKENRVSPAPSSLPPPPGSPRSRGSGSPRARSIASAPTTVGTVPPPPPTELALRLAELPPPPVPGVLVKQGVSRCKECNIVFCRHENFVAHKKHYCQARETSVSNSPPPPGTPSPPLVQLICAACGIKFASMDNLVAHQAFYCPKRPEPQEHHSRCTKCKAIIEPGSTHTCTSGTTGGWRCPVCGAVSPTAGAAQRHMDAHQGVKAFRCTICHYKGNTLRGMRTHIKMHFEKRGTDLQEENYITCVLDDDTVLPNPEPAPATTPKEIPAEVQVNGKTEVRKSPQPPPPPPPPTVTNKVKQEREDTPPPEESLDPNKSGPRYCRSCDISFNYLSTFIAHKKFYCSSHAGEASNNNNNNNNNNNSNSHATPPPSGRTEASVL encoded by the exons GGGAGGATGAGGAATGGAGCGACTCGGAGAAGACACCATCGGTGAGCAGTGGCGTGGACGGCGGTGGATCTGCGGTTTCCAGCCCGGTCGCGCCGGTCGTCGAGGAGGAATCGAGCCTTCCTCCACCGCCCAGACTGAATCCCCCTTCCTCGGTCTCGATCGCGAATTCGACCGTGGACGATATCAGATTGAAGTTCAGCGTGCTCTCTGAAGACGCTCGAAAACGGCTGGCTAGTCTTACCGAAGATATCGAG GTTACCAGGAGCCTGAGAGACCGACATGCTACCTCGAAGCCCAATCAGACCCGAGAGTCGAGTCCCAAAGACACGGACGAGGATGCGATGCCCGTTGTCAAAGAGGAGGACTGCCAGCCGAGGTCCTCGTCATCTTCGTCCTCCTCGATCCGAAGGCGAGATTCCGTCTGCAGGAGAGACTCCGAGGACTCCTCGAGGCGGTCGAACGCCGACGATCCACCTTCAGAGAAGAAACTGAAGCTCGATGACGAAGCAGCACCAAGACTGAGACTCAACGCTAGTCTGGCGACGGATCCAGCCCTTCGACCCGCCACCGTGGCCGCGCTCACCGTCAAACCGGAAAATACCTCGCCGCCAAACCCTGTTCCGCCTTTGCCTGCTGGCTTGAAAAATG CAATCGCATCAGGCCGGCTGTTTGTGCTGCCAACGGACGGCAAGGAGACGATCACGGTGGAGCCAGCAAGGCCCACGCTCCTGATCTGTCCGCCTTGCGGCATCCGTTTCAGCTCAGCGAGCACCCTCGAGGCCCACCGCACGTTCTACTGCGCGCATCGTCCTCGGCTAGAAGAGGAGACCACGaacgacgaggacgaggagaaGTCAAACAAATTCGAGGTCAGGAAAGCGTACGCGTGCCCGCATTGCTCGTACAGCGCGGACAAGAAGGTGTCCCTGAACAGACACATGAGAATGCATGCTGCATCCCCGGCGCCACCCACGATACCACCAGCTCCAGCTGTCCCTGCAACGCCAGCGACCGGCAGCGCCGCGACACCTTCGAACGGGTCGTTGAACGAAGAGGCGGAGAGATATTGTAGAAATTGCGACATCAAGTTCAGCTCGCTGAAGACCTACAGAGCGCACAAAACTCACTATTGCAGTACCAGGCACGTGGTGAAGGATACGCCGCCAGCCAGCGCTGCGTCCTCATCGGTGAAAGCGTCGCCGCCGACGAGCGCGAGTCCTGGGGACTCTCCGCCACCGCAACCCTGTCTCGCACTACCCACCAACCCCATTCTCATCGTACCCTACTCGCTTTTCCGGGGAGCTAGTGTGCTGGCAGCGCCGACTCTGCCTGCTCCCGACACTGCGTGTTTCCTCCTGCCAAATG GTCACCTCCAGCCAATGACGAGAGGTCTCGCCACTTCAGCTCCAAACACCGTGGTCGAACCTCCGCCTGTCCTACGAGCAGCAAACAAGCCAACAACCCCAGCATCGGTTGTGGCGTCGTCCACGTCGCCACCTGGCTCCGTTCCACTGGATCTAAGTGTCCGGAAGTCGCCGGCGCATCAAGACGAGAAAGAGAACAGGGTATCGCCTGCACCCTCTTCTCTGCCTCCACCACCTGGCAGCCCGAGATCCAGAGGAAGTGGCAGTCCTAGAGCCAGGTCGATTGCTTCAGCTCCAACAACAGTTGGTACTGTTCCACCACCCCCACCAACAGAGCTTGCTCTGAGACTAGCAGAGCTACCTCCACCCCCTGTTCCTGGGGTCCTTGTCAAACAAGGTGTCTCGAG GTGCAAAGAGTGCAATATCGTCTTCTGCCGCCACGAGAACTTCGTTGCGCATAAGAAACATTATTGCCAAGCAAGGGAAACCAGCGTTAGCAACAGTCCACCCCCACCGGGCACACCATCGCCGCCGTTGGTGCAGTTGATATGCGCTGCGTGCGGTATCAAGTTCGCATCCATGGACAATTTGGTGGCCCATCAGGCGTTCTACTGTCCCAAGAGGCCGGAGCCGCAGGAACATCACTCGAGATGCACCAAGTGCAAG GCCATAATTGAGCCTGGCTCCACCCACACGTGTACCAGTGGGACGACTGGAGGTTGGAGATGTCCTGTTTGCGGTGCTGTGAGTCCCACGGCAGGGGCTGCGCAACGTCACATGGACGCTCATCAGGGTGTCAAGGCTTTTAGATGTACGATTTGTCACTACAAGGGTAACACGTTGCGCGGCATGAGGACGCATATCAAAATGCACTTTGAAAAGCGGGGAACCGACCTACAA GAGGAAAACTACATAACGTGTGTGCTGGACGATGACACGGTCCTTCCAAATCCAGAGCCGGCTCCAGCCACAACCCCTAAAGAAATTCCTGCGGAGGTGCAGGTGAACGGCAAGACGGAGGTCCGGAAGAGTCCTCAGCCTCCGCCGCCCCCGCCACCTCCGACGGTGACGAACAAAGTGAAGCAAGAACGGGAGGACACGCCGCCTCCAGAGGAAAGTCTGGACCCCAACAAGAGCGGGCCCCGTTACTGTCGGTCGTGCGACATCAGCTTCAACTATCTGAGCACGTTCATAGCGCACAAGAAGTTCTACTGCTCGAGTCATGCCGGCGAGgcgagcaacaacaacaacaacaacaataacaacaacaactcgAACAGCCACGCCACGCCACCCCCAAGTGGCAGGACTGAAGCATCTGTACTTTAA
- the Fs(2)ltopp43 gene encoding female sterile (2) ltoPP43 → MAAVLRVKRRHDAEPLNALLIACKRTKTSENEETEDPTTNDPLTTVFKFAGTVNNQEKTAVENLIRTLSKDELKATFKQRPVDILQKVREKTKQASAESRYKVINCFRSLDSDVLKDNENKVMTVIDVEDSISCANEKQQAIEKDDKYVYDLYYGQTEDQVFTDDKVSIHPFDQELVFDNYRDNYPEAECESDDSNSESNWRNDYPDSDHSERSIDDDDMREAVSNMMLEDGSDLSTEDDFVYAVNEADVEIHGYKYAKYKAKVKEELDEDDSNSSNSSGQSEFSKPSEYFVLTRMKHGKLDYTSDDTSDSDRD, encoded by the exons atggcaGCGGTGTTACGTGTGAAACGCAGACACGATGCCGAACCGTTAAATGCACTGTTAATTGCGTGCAAACGCACTAAAACTTCAGAAAATGAGGAAACCGAAGATCCAACGACCAACGATCCCCTAACCACAGTTTTTAAGTTCGCGGGAACTGTTAACAATCAG GAAAAGACTGCTGTCGAGAATTTAATTCGAACTTTGAGTAAAGACGAGTTAAAAGCAACTTTCAAGCAACGTCCAGTGGATATTTTGCAGAAAGTGCGAGAGAAGACGAAACAAGCGTCGGCGGAGAGTCGTTATAAAGTAATTAATTGTTTTCGGTCTTTGGACAGTGATGTACTAAAAGACAATGAAAACAAGGTAATGACTGTGATAGACGTAGAGGATTCAATTTCGTGTGCCAATGAAAAGCAGCAAGCTATAGAGAAG GatgataaatatgtatatgattTATACTATGGGCAAACTGAGGATCAAGTATTTACAGACGACAAGGTATCCATACATCCATTTGATCAGGAACTGGTATTTGATAATTATAGGGATAATTATCCCGAGGCTGAATGCGAATCAGATGATTCTAACTCCGAGTCAAACTGGAGGAATGATTATCCTGATTCTGATCACTCTGAAAGATCGATCGATGATGATGATATGAGGGAGGCTGTTAGTAATATGATGTTGGAGGACGGTTCTGATTTGTCTACCGAAGATGATTTTGTCTATGCTGTCAATGAGGCTGATGTAGAAATTCATGGTTACAAATATGCAAAGTATAAAGCAAAAGTAAAGGAAGAATTAGATGAGGATGATTCTAATTCTAGCAATAGCAGTGGACAGTCTGAATTTTCTAAACCATCTGAATATTTTGTACTGACCCGGATGAAACATGGTAAACTAGATTATACATCTGATGATACATCCGATTCTGATAGGGACTAA